The following are encoded in a window of Carya illinoinensis cultivar Pawnee chromosome 15, C.illinoinensisPawnee_v1, whole genome shotgun sequence genomic DNA:
- the LOC122295976 gene encoding disease resistance protein RUN1-like isoform X4, whose translation MMTNTIQTAPSSSSCSSPRRNYDVFLSFHGKDTRKNFTAHLYKSLTRGGIFAFRDDEELERGEYISEKLLKAIEESKFAIVVLSRNYASSRWCLIELAKIVECMEKTGLTVLPAFYHVDPSHVRNQAGSFADAFTEHEKNSRTSREVMQTWKTALQKLGSIAGWDLRDRDESKVIEEIVEEIHAKLNSTFLTVSKKLVGIDSRLEELMNLYLNIRPDDVRFLGIWGMGGIGKTTLARAVYDKISSRFEVSCFIANVREKSGGNGLADLQNQLLSDLFKDKSSDIKDVDIGKNKIRHRLRHRRVLVVVDDVDQTQQLEALAIERDWFGRGSLIIITTRDTSLFIERGLAEDEIYRAKQLDDDEALQLFSWKAFKNDLPLEGFVELSRQIIHYANGLPLALEVLGLFLCGKNVNSWKDALGRLKENPKKEIVDTLKISFDALEANEQNIFLDVACFFKGWNYADDVKSILESCNYHPSSGIEILISKALITIMGGELGMHDLLQEMGHEIVRRQSRGDPGKQTRLWLTNDIIRVLKNNSGTNRIEGIVLSSPPKEELHLNSEVFSKMKNLRLLRIKGNVHISQGLSYLSTELRVIQWCGYPSNSLPMSFRSPNKLVMLAICCSHIVKLWKGIESLYKLEYVDLHNSQYLLETPDFTNAPNIKKLILRGCTKLRNLHSSVGALKRLIFLDLEGCTSLTSLPCNISWDSLEILILSGCTRLRKFPKTMGNMNCLRQLEFDRNAVVELPSSIGHLIGLTSLSLRGCKSLLSLPSAICDLTSLKTLDLSDCSKLEKMPEGLGKLEHLEELNMNETAIRQFPSSITRLRNLKMLSFRGSSGPPKSFLNLFVTCLLGNPDTGLVLPTSFSSTQWSLNKLNLSYCHLMDGAIPDDLSGLSSLLALDLSGNDFTFLPESISKLPKLSFIFLGHCSKLRSIQELPSRIVCVEAEGCISLETRSDKIHTLVSDETGLAFLCGTRKPSRSKEGQHDRLLNERRTIQANIDLARVTWGGSRGGGIPMWFQNQSMGSSITIRLQPDLDDGRKWLGFALYFFYEIHDLESWESTRFDCEDLVFYFVTDEGPLKASLSYGYKVSDTIDTPAGHWIYVPRNWLEKISNEVNTWSYITVSITIGSPFMKVERCGAHLIYEQNAHEFIDAVLSSKKMTLKICDGKGNFKFQSSSRSSYPGGSRISFLGVARPRNVGEVESSGSNLLDKGFTSNEMLECTSENSISTCSTEHPGCNIDSDSTNRLKSLLLRCYEVNYAKRKMHKYVFPISASPLWFTVHGMGPVVSVDLPPNLYDDKGWVGFAVSVSYVIRDQTSVSRNIFGHLDAYDDDLECFFVFPSTPDTIVAGPSRIFLFHLPRVFFTDKLNQRRKIRASFVTDDQNMEVVMCGIRLVYKKDLIGLVHTIVDCVLRSPEIHLQSYLRSFENQVNNLPNYVYDEAVSSECNPILIPREWPPGSFCYFSTERRNQYFEMLPSSSEEQINYYLFEKCLTQIIVARDSKDSNSNHIIQAGAAYLNELSKGDPAKASHVNLVLNHLQDTHINKFHPYNNCFLQCEIPDYFCCQACHVGSSVAFRLPQNLNKNYDWIGIALCVVFTINKNNEPLIHDNPAGSEISYTLLCHLTRNTSLEMLISHGITTRSGNNSFIWLLYIPRDASFSESLNECDHIHALFYSSSPDLIGQKCGHKFVYLDNMAELVGTIAQCAATSPHNSGLINHQFEGDDQDRSNRQCRINDQEETSKSDSSDDEISRGTRIKGKSGSHLSKLNQKIIKCINFLHNLRKEFHFFFASDHCFPPSETPEFLTYLGIGPSVTMELPTNMHNDSAWVGLLICASFTFQENQIEFLESLESEIPHHLICFFDTDIHSLRPIHVYRTAKQEFKWLHFLNGFIWLSYIPIWWLPNGIQCCNHIEVSIMSDWPGWIVNNCGLRFLSSQDLGDFMQLLLPFQVSFFDNWGLFQKEILEQDSTQLEPFSNQTDQGCTSIDSGFASDVESHPTLAKNQVYILETSTIFLKRKLGTLFSTLFEVKCHRGSIIEMMDPQ comes from the exons ATGATGACCAATACTATTCAAACAgccccttcatcttcttcttgttcttcgcCTCGAAGAAACTACGATGTTTTCCTCAGTTTCCACGGCAAGGACACACGTAAGAATTTTACGGCCCATCTGTATAAATCTTTGACACGGGGAGGAATTTTTGCTTTCAGGGACGATGAAGAACTAGAGCGAGGAGAATATATTTCTGAAAAGCTTTTGAAAGCAATTGAAGAATCTAAGTTTGCAATTGTAGTTCTCTCACGAAACTACGCTTCTTCGAGATGGTGCTTGATTGAACTCGCCAAGATCGTCGAATGCATGGAAAAGACGGGGCTGACAGTCTTACCAGCTTTCTACCATGTGGATCCCTCTCACGTTCGAAACCAGGCGGGTAGTTTTGCCGACGCTTTCActgaacatgaaaaaaattCCAGAACTTCCAGAGAAGTTATGCAAACGTGGAAAACTGCTTTGCAGAAATTGGGTAGTATCGCTGGATGGGATTTACGTGATAG GGATGAGTCGAAAGTTATTGAAGAGATCGTAGAAGAGATACATGCTAAATTAAATTCTACATTCTTGACTGTTTCCAAGAAGCTTGTTGGAATAGACTCTCGTCTAGAGGAAttgatgaatttatatttaaatattaggcCCGATGATGTTCGCTTTCTAGGTATCTGGGGGATGGGTGGTATTGGGAAGACCACTCTTGCACGTGCTGTTTATGACAAAATTTCTAGTCGATTTGAAGTTAGTTGCTTTATTGCCAATGTTAGAGAAAAAAGTGGAGGAAATGGTCTTGCTGATTTACAAAATCAACTTCTTTCCGATCTCTTCAAGGATAAGAGTAGTGACATAAAGGATGTCGACAtaggaaaaaacaaaattagacACAGACTACGTCATAGAAGGGTTCTTGTTGTTGTGGATGATGTGGATCAAACCCAACAATTAGAAGCATTAGCAATTGAGCGCGATTGGTTTGGTCGAGGCAGtttaatcattataacaacAAGAGATACGAGTCTATTTATAGAACGTGGATTGGCTGAAGATGAAATATATAGGGCTAAACAATTGGACGATGATGAAGCTCTCCAACTCTTTAGTTGGAAAGCCTTCAAGAATGACCTCCCTCTAGAAGGTTTTGTAGAACTTTCCAGGCAGATTATACATTATGCTAATGGCCTTCCTTTAGCTCTGGAAGTTTTGGGTCTATTCTTATGTGGGAAAAATGTAAATTCTTGGAAAGATGCTTTAggaagattaaaagaaaaccCCAAGAAAGAAATTGTGGATACACTTAAAATAAGTTTCGATGCACTCGAGGCAAACGAGCAAAACATTTTCCTGGATGTTGCATGTTTCTTCAAAGGGTGGAATTATGCTGACGATGTCAAGAGCATACTAGAAAGTTGCAATTATCACCCAAGCAGCGGTATAGAGATTCTTATCAGTAAGGCTCTCATAACAATCATGGGAGGAGAACTGGGGATGCATGATCTACTCCAAGAAATGGGTCATGAAATTGTTCGCCGCCAATCTCGGGGAGATCCTGGCAAACAGACCAGATTGTGGCTTACTAATGATATCATCCGTGTACTGAAGAACAACAGT GGAACAAACAGGATCGAAGGCATAGTCCTAAGCTCTCCTCCAAAAGAAGAATTACACTTAAATTCTGAGGTCTTCTCGAAGATGAAGAACTTAAGATTGCTCAGGATCAAAGGTAATGTGCACATTTCTCAAGGCCTTAGTTATCTTTCTACAGAGTTGCGGGTTATACAGTGGTGCGGATATCCTTCAAATTCTTTGCCAATGAGTTTCCGATCACCTAATAAACTCGTTATGCTGGCTATATGTTGTAGCCACATTGTGAAACTATGGAAGGGAATTGAG AGTTTATACAAGCTAGAGTATGTTGACCTTCATAACTCTCAGTACTTGCTGGAGACCCCGGACTTCACTAATGCCCCAAATATTAAGAAGCTGATTCTTCGAGGCTGTACAAAATTGCGTAATCTCCACTCATCAGTTGGAGCTCTAAAACGCCTTATTTTTCTGGATTTGGAAGGTTGCACATCTCTTACTAGCCTTCCCTGTAACATTAGTTGGGATTCCCTAGAAATTTTGATTCTTTCTGGCTGTACGAGACTTAGGAAGTTTCCAAAAACGATGGGAAATATGAATTGTTTGCGGCAACTTGAATTCGACCGGAATGCAGTAGTAGAACTTCCATCATCAATTGGGCATTTAATTGGCCTTACTTCTTTGAGTTTGAGAGGCTGCAAAAGCCTCTTGAGTCTTCCGAGTGCTATTTGTGATTTGACATCTCTTAAAACTCTCGATCTCTCTGATTGTTCAAAACTTGAGAAAATGCCCGAGGGACTAGGGAAGTTGGAACATCTAGAGGAGCTCAATATGAATGAAACCGCTATAAGGCAATTTCCATCCTCCATTACACGTCTACGAAATCTTAAAATGTTGTCCTTCCGAGGAAGTTCAGGTCCACCTAAATCGTTTCTCAACCTATTCGTAACTTGTCTTTTGGGGAACCCCGACACTGGTTTGGTATTGCCTACTTCGTTCTCAAGCACTCAATGGAGCTTGAACAAATTAAATTTGAGTTACTGCCATTTAATGGATGGAGCAATTCCCGATGACCTGAGTGGTTTGTCATCATTGCTAGCTCTAGATCTAAGTGGAAACGATTTCACATTCTTACCTGAAAGCATCTCTAAACTTCCTaagcttagttttattttcttgggaCACTGTAGTAAGCTTCGATCAATACAAGAACTTCCGTCGCGTATAGTCTGCGTTGAGGCTGAAGGTTGTATCTCATTGGAAACACGTTCTGATAAAATCCATACATTGGTATCAGATGAAACTGGATTAGCTTTTCTATGTGGGACCCGTAAGCCAAGCCGATCGAAAGAAGGACAACACGACCGCCTATTGAATGAAAGAAGAACCATTCAG GCAAACATTGATCTTGCCAGAGTCACGTGGGGTGGTTCAAGAGGAGGAGGAATTCCAATGTGGTTCCAGAATCAGAGTATGGGTTCCTCGATTACAATCCGGTTGCAGCCGGATTTGGATGATGGTAGAAAGTGGTTGGGTTttgctctttattttttctatgaAATCCATGACCTAGAAAGTTGGGAGTCAACACGGTTTGATTGCGAAGaccttgtgttttattttgttacCGATGAAGGTCCTCTCAAAGCCTCCCTAAGCTACGGTTATAAAGTCTCCGATACTATTGATACACCGGCAGGACATTGGATATATGTACCACGCAATTGGCTTGAGAAAATTTCTAACGAGGTGAATACATGGAGTTACATTACGGTTTCAATTACGATTGGCAGTCCATTCATGAAGGTGGAAAGGTGCGGGGCTCATCTAATATACGAGCAAAATGCCCATGAGTTTATCGATGCAGTTTTATCCTCTAAGAAAATGACTCTCAAAATTTGCGATGGAAAGGGCAATTTCAAATTCCAGAGCTCTTCCCGAAGTAGCTATCCAGGTGGTTCCCGTATTTCCTTTCTAGGCGTGGCTAGGCCAAGGAATGTTGGTGAAGTAGAATCTAGTGGGTCCAATCTATTGGATAAAGGTTTTACCTCAAATGAAATGTTAGAATGCACCTCAGAGAATTCAATCAGTACGTGTTCTACTGAGCACCCAGGCTGCAATATTGACAGTGACTCGACCAACCGTCTGAAGTCCTTACTTCTCAGATGCTATGag GTAAACTATGCAAAACGCAAGATGCACAAGTATGTTTTTCCCATAAGTGCATCCCCGCTATGGTTCACAGTTCATGGTATGGGGCCTGTGGTTAGTGTCGACCTGCCTCCGAATTTATATGATGATAAGGGGTGGGTGGGATTTGCTGTATCTGTTAGTTATGTTATCCGCGACCAGACAAGTGTTTCCCGCAACATCTTTGGTCATTTGGATGCATATGATGATGATCTCGAATGCTTTTTTGTCTTCCCCTCAACCCCAGACACGATCGTTGCTGGGCCAAGTAGAATTTTTCTGTTCCACTTACCTCGTGTCTTTTTCACTGATAAGTTGAATCAAAGGAGGAAGATCCGAGCTTCATTTGTAACCGACGATCAAAATATGGAGGTTGTAATGTGTGGAATCCGTTTAGTATACAAGAAAGACTTGATTGGGCTTGTCCATACAATAGTAGACTGCGTATTAAGGAGTCCGGAAATCCACCTTCAAAGCTATCTCCGAAGTTTTGAAAATCAAGTCAATAATCTACCAAACTATGTTTATGATGAGGCTGTATCCAGTGAATGCAATCCAATATTAATACCAAGAGAATGGCCGCCAGGTTCTTTTTGTTACTTCTCAACGGAAAG GAGGAATCAATACTTTGAAATGCTTCCATCAAGTAGTGAAGAACAGATCAATTATTACTTATTTGAGAAATGCCTTACTCAAATAATTGTTGCAAGGGATTCAAAAGATTCGAATTCCAATCATATTATTCAGGCTGGAGCAGCGTATTTGAATGAACTCAGCAAAGGAGATCCTGCAAAAGCCTCTCATGTGAATTTAGTTCTAAATCACTtgcag GACACACATATTAATAAATTCCATCCTTACAACAATTGTTTTCTGCAATGTGAGATTCCGGATTACTTCTGCTGTCAAGCCTGTCATGTTGGTTCATCAGTAGCGTTTCGTTTACCTcaaaacttgaataaaaattatgattggATTGGAATAGCTTTATGTGTTGTTTTCACTATCAACAAGAATAATGAACCTCTCATCCACGACAATCCGGCGGGCTCCGAAATTTCTTATACCCTCTTATGTCATTTGACAAGAAACACAAGTTTGGAGATGTTAATTTCCCATGGTATAACTACCAGGTCCGGAAACAATAGTTTCATTTGGCTATTGTATATTCCACGTGATGCTTCATTTTCAGAAAGTTTGAACGAATGCGATCACATCCACGCCTTATTTTATAGCAGTAGCCCAGACTTGATTGGGCAGAAGTGTGGGCACAAGTTTGTATATTTGGACAACATGGCAGAGTTAGTTGGAACAATAGCTCAATGTGCAGCCACGTCTCCTCACAATTCTGGGCTCATCAATCATCAGTTCGAAGGAGATGATCAAGATAGGAGTAATAGGCAATGTCGTATTAATGATCAAGAGGAAACCAGCAAAAGTGATAGCTCCGACGACGAGATATCAAGAGGAACCAGGATAAAGGGAAAGAGTGGTAGTCATCTCAGCAAACTGAaccaaaagataataaaatgtataaattttctGCATAATCTCAGGAAG gaatttcatttcttctttgcATCTGATCATTGTTTCCCTCCAAGTGAGACTCCAGAGTTCTTAACCTATCTCGGCATAGGACCTTCAGTGACAATGGAGCTACCTACAAATATGCATAATGATTCTGCATGGGTGGGACTTCTTATTTGTGCTTCGTTTACATTCCAAGAGAATCAAA